One Rhodoferax sp. GW822-FHT02A01 genomic window, GTGGCGATAAAGGCTTGCGCCCGTCGCATCACGCTGACCATGGCGGCCGCAGCCAAGTCTTCCTTGCTGGGGAAATGCTTGTACAGGCTCGCCTTGGCAATGCCGACTGACGCGGCCACTTCGTCCACCGTCATGGCCTCAAAACCCTTTTCAGCCAGCAGCAGATTGACGGTGCGGATGATGGCGTCTTCCCGTGCCTGGAGCATCTGCTCCTTGAAGGAGACTTTGACAACGTTGCGGGAGTTCATGGCCACAGTTTAGCCAGCAACGTCACTTTGTGGATCTTGGGGTTATTTTGTGACTGACGGGTTTTGACGGCTTGCCCAAGGACGCCCGCGCGCCAGCCTCCAAGGCCTTGGTCAATCGGTCTATCACGTCCGAGCTCAGGTTCCAGCAATGCCAGTACAGACTCACGGGCAAACTGAATGCCGGAACCAGGTTCACCAACTCACCACTGTCAATGCGGCTTTGCACCAGCATCTGCGGCACTACGCTGGCGCCCCAGCCCGACAACACCGCGTGCACCTGGCCTTCGGTGCTGGGTACAAAGCGCTGGCTCAACGCCACCCGCCGCAGCCCCAATGCGCCACCGACAAACTCGGCCTGCAAATCGTCCTTGCGGTTGAATGCAATGAAGGGAATCTGGCGGAAGTTATGCGGCGTGAGCCCCTGCGGGCACTGCGCCTGCGCGTACTCCCGGTTGGCCACCGCTACATAGTGCATGTCGCCCAGGGCCATCACCTTGCAACCGCGCAGCGCCTGCTTGAGCGTGGTGACGCAGCCCAATACCTGCCCTTCGCGCAGCCACTCGTGGGTGAAATCCTGGTCATCGGTAATGATCTCCAGCGGCAACCCGTCATGGACCAGATGGCTCAGGGCGGGCAGTGCCCAGGTGGCAATGCTGTCGGCGTTGACGGCAATCGAGATGCGGTCTTCTTCGCGCTGGGCATTGGCGCCGGGTGTCAGCTCGTGCAGATCATTTTCCAGATCGGCGCGCAGCAGGCGCAGCTGGACGGCATGCTTGATCAACAGACGACCTGCGGTGGTGGGGCGCAAGGGCCGACTGCGCACCAGCAGCACGGTGCCGACCTGGGCCTCCAATGAGCGCAGACGTTGGGACACGGCCGACTGGGTGATGGACAGGCGCACCGCGGCACGCTCAAAACCACCCTCCTCCACGATGGCCGCAAGGCACTCCAAGGCATCTGCATCAAAAGTTCGCATGGCTTCTATTATTAACGCCGCTAATGATTTCGGAAAATATGGCAGTTTGACTTCCGTCATTTGGCGCCATCAACGACACTGCGCGCATGAAAATTACTGTACTTGGCGCGGGCATCATGGGCGTGAGCACCGCATGGCATCTGGCGGAGCGAGGGCATGAGGTCACTGTGGTGGACCGCCAGCCCGATGCGGCCCTGGAAACCAGCTTTGCTAACGCAGCCCAGATTTCCGTGAGTTACTGTGAACCATGGGCCAATAAGGAAGCCCCGCTCAAGGCCCTCAAATGGATGTTCAGCAAGGAAGCGCCCTTGCTGTTCAGGCCGCAATTCCCCATCGGCAAGGGCTGGCACCAATACCGCTGGGGACTGGAATTCCTGGCCAATTGCAATGACGCCGCCTTCGAGCGCAATGTGCAGCAGCTGGTCGCACTGGGCTCCTACAGCCACACCGCGCTCAAGGACGTGGTGAATGCCACCGGCATTGAATACAACCGGCTGGAGAAAGGCATTGCCCACTTCTACGTGGACCAGAAATCCTTTGACTCCGCCGCAGGTGCGGCCGCGTTGATGGCCAAGTACGGCGTGCAGCGACGCGTGGTCAGCCGCGACGAACTGCTGCGGATCGAACCGGCCTTCAAGCTCTATGCCGACCATATCGTGGGCGGCACCTATACCCCCAGTGACGAGAGCGGCGACGCACGCGAATTCACCCAGCAGCTGGCCCAGCGTTGTGCCGAGCGCGGCGTTCAGTTCCTGTGGGAACACGACGTGCTGTCGCTCAACAAGCAGGGCGACTCTATGGATTCCGTGAGCGTGCAGGACCGCCGTAGCGGTAAGACCAGCGCACTGCGCAGCGACCACTTCGTTCTGTCCATGGGTTCGTACACGGCGCCGTTGCTGCGCACCGTGGGCATCAACCTGCCCATCTACCCAGGCAAGGGCTACAGCGCCACCTTCAAGATCCTCAAACCGGAACTGGCGCCGCAAGTCAGCTTCATTGACGACTCGGTGAAGTGCGCCATGAGCCGCCTGGGCGACTACCTGCGCATTGCCGGCACCATTGAGGTCGGCGGCTACGACACCGGCCTGGACAGCAGCCTGTCGCGCGCACGCTGCGAAATGCTGGCACGCCGTGTGGAAGCCATCTTCCCAGGCGTCTGCGATACCCGCCTGGACACCGAAGGCGGGAACCCGCAGTTCTGGACAGGCCTTCGTCCAGCCACGCCCACCAACATTCCCTACATTGGCAAGAGCAAGGTGCAAAAGCTCTGGGTCAATGCCGGACACGGCACCCTGGGTTGGACCCACGGGGCTGGCTCAGGCAAGGCCGTGGCAGAACTCATCAGCGGTGCCAAGCCGGACATGAACTTCAAGTTCTACGGCTACTGAGCCGCGTGCGCCTGCTCCAGGCAGGCCTGGAATGCGCGCGTGGCCCGGGACGGTTGGGGCGACCTGCGCACGATGCCGAAGAAGTCGCATTCGTAATGAAACAGCGCGGGCTTGACCGCACGCATCTGCCCGGCAGCCACAAAGCTTTGCGCATAGTGAATCGGTAGAAAACCCAGAAAGCGGCCCGACAGAATCAGCGTGGCGATCGACTCCTGATCAAAGCCGGTTGCACTGCGCACCATGCGCTGCGACTGGCTGATTTCCATATTGGGTGAGTGATAGCCCAACCCGGCGAAGGCGTGCTGGCGCAGGCTGTCCCAGTCCAGATCGTCTGCATCCCCGGCAAACAGGGCGTGCCCCGCGCCGCAGTACAGCAACATGGCTTCGTCAAACAGGCGGGTGTACTCCAGGGTGTCTGAACTGCGGTGGCCCGGGATGACGCCGACCTGGAATTGCCCGTCCAGCACCCCCCGCTCGATACCGTTGAGCGTGGCCACATGCAAGTTGAGTTTTACGTCGGGCGCCAGATCGGTGAAAAGGGCAATGGCCTGCGCGATGTGGCTGGCCGGGTTGCTGGCGGTCTTGTCAAACACCGCCACATGGAGTTGCCCACCCATGCGTTGGTGGATCTCGTCCACGCTGCTGCGAAAGGCGTCGGTGGCCGACAGCAACTGGGTGGTCTGCGCATAGATCTGCTCACCTTCTGCAGTCAACGCAAAGCCAGCCCGGCCACGGCGGCACAGGGTCAGGCCCAGGCGGGTTTCCAGGTCCTTGATGTGGCGGCTCACCGTGGAGGTGCCGATATTGAGCTCCAGCTCCGCCGCGGCCATACCGCCGCAATCCACCACGGTGCGGAACACGCGCAGCAGGCGCAAGTCCATGTCGCTGATCTGACCCAGGGCGGCACGACTCTTTTGTTTCATAAAGTGCTAACTGAATAGTGATAACTCTCACTATATCGAAGTATCCAACGCACGCAAAATCGCGCTTTCCCCCTCTGGAGCCTGCCATGAAACTCAACGAAAACTCCGCTACCGAACCCGTCCTCAGCACCACACCCTATCCGGCAGGCCCAGGCTTTCTGGAAGCCCACTGGATGCCCTACACCGGCAACCGCAACTTCAAGGCCAATCCGCGCATGATGGTCAGCGCCAAGGGCGCCTACTACACCGACGTCAACGGCCGCAAGATCTTTGATGGCCTCTCCGGCCTGTGGTGCAGCGGTCTGGGCCATGGCCGTACCGACATTGCCGAGGCCATTGGCCACCAGGCCGCCACGCTGGACTATTCGCCCGCCTTCCAGTTCGGCCACCCTCTGTCATTCGAGCTGGCCAACAAGATCACCGAACTTATGCCCAAGGGACTGGACCACGTGTTCTTCACCGGCTCCGGCTCCGAGTCTGCCGACACGGCGCTCAAGATGGCCCGCGCCTACTGGCGTGCCAAGGGCCAGGGTACCAAGACCCGCCTGATCGGCCGCGAAAAGGGCTACCACGGCGTGAACTTCGGCGGCATCTCGGTGGGCGGCATTGGTGCCAACCGCAAGATGTTCGGCCAGGGCGTGGAAGCCGACCACCTGCCCCACACCCAGTTGGCCAGCAACGTGTTCTCGCGCGGCATGCCCAAGAACGGCGCCGAACTCGCTGACGAACTGCTGCGCCTGATCGCATTGCACGATGCCAGCAACATCGCGGCCGTCATCGTCGAACCCATGTCGGGCTCCGGCGGCGTGGTGGTGCCTCCAGTGGGCTACTTGCAGCGCCTGCGCGAGATCTGCACGCAGAACAACATCCTGCTGATTTTTGATGAAGTCATCACCGGCTTTGGCCGCATGGGCGCCTACACCGGCTCTGCCGCCTTCGGCGTGACGCCCGACATCCTGAACGCCGCCA contains:
- a CDS encoding LysR family transcriptional regulator ArgP: MRTFDADALECLAAIVEEGGFERAAVRLSITQSAVSQRLRSLEAQVGTVLLVRSRPLRPTTAGRLLIKHAVQLRLLRADLENDLHELTPGANAQREEDRISIAVNADSIATWALPALSHLVHDGLPLEIITDDQDFTHEWLREGQVLGCVTTLKQALRGCKVMALGDMHYVAVANREYAQAQCPQGLTPHNFRQIPFIAFNRKDDLQAEFVGGALGLRRVALSQRFVPSTEGQVHAVLSGWGASVVPQMLVQSRIDSGELVNLVPAFSLPVSLYWHCWNLSSDVIDRLTKALEAGARASLGKPSKPVSHKITPRSTK
- a CDS encoding D-amino acid dehydrogenase; the protein is MKITVLGAGIMGVSTAWHLAERGHEVTVVDRQPDAALETSFANAAQISVSYCEPWANKEAPLKALKWMFSKEAPLLFRPQFPIGKGWHQYRWGLEFLANCNDAAFERNVQQLVALGSYSHTALKDVVNATGIEYNRLEKGIAHFYVDQKSFDSAAGAAALMAKYGVQRRVVSRDELLRIEPAFKLYADHIVGGTYTPSDESGDAREFTQQLAQRCAERGVQFLWEHDVLSLNKQGDSMDSVSVQDRRSGKTSALRSDHFVLSMGSYTAPLLRTVGINLPIYPGKGYSATFKILKPELAPQVSFIDDSVKCAMSRLGDYLRIAGTIEVGGYDTGLDSSLSRARCEMLARRVEAIFPGVCDTRLDTEGGNPQFWTGLRPATPTNIPYIGKSKVQKLWVNAGHGTLGWTHGAGSGKAVAELISGAKPDMNFKFYGY
- a CDS encoding LysR family transcriptional regulator codes for the protein MKQKSRAALGQISDMDLRLLRVFRTVVDCGGMAAAELELNIGTSTVSRHIKDLETRLGLTLCRRGRAGFALTAEGEQIYAQTTQLLSATDAFRSSVDEIHQRMGGQLHVAVFDKTASNPASHIAQAIALFTDLAPDVKLNLHVATLNGIERGVLDGQFQVGVIPGHRSSDTLEYTRLFDEAMLLYCGAGHALFAGDADDLDWDSLRQHAFAGLGYHSPNMEISQSQRMVRSATGFDQESIATLILSGRFLGFLPIHYAQSFVAAGQMRAVKPALFHYECDFFGIVRRSPQPSRATRAFQACLEQAHAAQ
- a CDS encoding aspartate aminotransferase family protein; its protein translation is MPYTGNRNFKANPRMMVSAKGAYYTDVNGRKIFDGLSGLWCSGLGHGRTDIAEAIGHQAATLDYSPAFQFGHPLSFELANKITELMPKGLDHVFFTGSGSESADTALKMARAYWRAKGQGTKTRLIGREKGYHGVNFGGISVGGIGANRKMFGQGVEADHLPHTQLASNVFSRGMPKNGAELADELLRLIALHDASNIAAVIVEPMSGSGGVVVPPVGYLQRLREICTQNNILLIFDEVITGFGRMGAYTGSAAFGVTPDILNAAKQITNGAQPLGVVVAGKEIYDTFMAAGGPDYMLEFAHGYTYSAHPVACAAGIAALDVLVKENMIERVTKLAPYFENAVHSLKGAKHVADIRNCGLAAGLTIAAVPGEPAKRPYEIAMKCLEKGFYVRYGGDTIQLAPPFITTEAEIDSLINALGEAINATA